A genomic window from Agrobacterium larrymoorei includes:
- a CDS encoding NAD(P)-dependent oxidoreductase, giving the protein MNGSDKQARTIAFLGTGLMGGPMARNLLKAGFTVRVWNRSVEKAQALVEHGAVLAASPADAAKGADIVITMLSDGNAVGNVLLDMGVAEALKKGAIVVDSSSIAPPIARDHSQKLKALGIAHVDAPVSGGVPGATAGTLAIMAGGDEETVSSLGDVFSAMGRLTYVGPSGAGQLCKLANQQIVAITIGAVAEAMMLVEAGGASREGFRNAIRGGFAESRILELHGERMVKRDFVPGGPSKFQLKDLNGVLATAKDLDLALPLTEEVTRAFDTFVSNGGADIDHSGLLLHLERLNNREHKG; this is encoded by the coding sequence ATGAATGGGTCTGACAAACAAGCGCGCACCATCGCTTTCCTCGGCACCGGCCTGATGGGCGGTCCCATGGCCCGCAATCTGTTGAAAGCAGGCTTTACGGTGCGTGTCTGGAACCGCAGCGTGGAGAAAGCGCAGGCGCTGGTGGAGCATGGGGCGGTCCTCGCCGCCTCCCCTGCGGACGCGGCGAAAGGTGCCGATATCGTCATCACCATGCTGAGCGATGGCAATGCTGTCGGCAATGTGCTGTTGGACATGGGCGTTGCGGAGGCGTTGAAAAAAGGCGCTATCGTCGTCGATAGCAGTTCCATTGCCCCACCAATCGCCCGCGACCATTCGCAAAAGCTGAAAGCGCTTGGTATTGCCCATGTGGACGCACCGGTGTCCGGCGGCGTGCCCGGCGCAACCGCCGGAACGCTGGCGATCATGGCCGGTGGCGATGAGGAAACGGTGAGCAGTCTCGGCGATGTCTTCTCCGCGATGGGTCGCCTGACTTATGTGGGACCATCCGGTGCAGGCCAGCTATGCAAGCTCGCCAATCAGCAGATCGTCGCCATCACCATCGGCGCGGTGGCAGAAGCCATGATGCTGGTCGAAGCCGGTGGCGCATCGCGCGAAGGCTTCCGCAACGCCATCCGTGGCGGCTTTGCCGAGAGCCGCATTCTGGAACTACATGGCGAGCGCATGGTCAAGCGCGACTTCGTGCCCGGCGGTCCGTCGAAATTTCAGCTGAAGGATCTGAACGGCGTATTGGCCACGGCCAAGGATCTCGATCTGGCCCTGCCGCTGACGGAAGAAGTGACCCGCGCTTTCGACACCTTCGTCAGCAATGGTGGCGCCGATATCGATCACAGCGGCCTGTTACTGCATCTGGAAAGACTGAACAATCGCGAGCATAAAGGCTGA
- a CDS encoding aldehyde dehydrogenase family protein translates to MTIHQNLIGGEWIGSDTSKNINPSDTNEVVGLYAQASAEDAKQAIAAAKAAFPAWSRSGILERHAILKKTADEILARKDELGALLAREEGKVLAEGIGETIRAAQIFDFFAGEALRLAGEVIPSARPNIGVEVTREPLGVIGIITPWNFPIAIPAWKIAPALCYGNTIVFKPADLVPGCAWAIVDILHRAGLPKGVLNLVMGRGSVVGQAMLDSPDLAGITFTGSTGTGKRVAASSLPFNRKFQLEMGGKNPFVVLDDADLGVAVEAAANSGFYSTGQRCTASSRIIVTEGIHDKFVAALSERLAKINVGNALSKDTHVGPVVDEKQLKQDCDYIEIGKKEGAKLAFGGEVLKRETPGFFLQPTLFTEATNDMRISREEIFGPVASVIRVKDYDEALAVANDTPFGLSSGIATTSLKHATHFKRNAEAGMVMVNLPTAGVDFHVPFGGRKASSFGPREQGKYANEFFTTVKTAYTLA, encoded by the coding sequence ATGACAATTCATCAAAACCTTATCGGCGGCGAATGGATCGGATCCGACACGTCGAAGAACATCAATCCTTCCGACACCAACGAAGTCGTCGGCCTTTACGCCCAGGCTTCAGCCGAAGACGCAAAGCAGGCCATCGCAGCAGCCAAGGCCGCTTTCCCGGCATGGTCGCGCTCCGGCATTCTCGAACGTCACGCCATCCTGAAGAAGACCGCCGATGAAATTCTCGCCCGCAAGGACGAGCTTGGCGCGCTTCTCGCGCGTGAAGAAGGCAAGGTTCTCGCAGAAGGCATTGGCGAAACGATCCGCGCCGCCCAGATTTTCGATTTCTTCGCCGGCGAAGCATTGCGTCTGGCGGGTGAAGTCATTCCGTCGGCTCGCCCGAATATCGGCGTGGAAGTGACACGCGAGCCGCTTGGCGTTATCGGCATCATCACCCCCTGGAACTTCCCGATTGCCATTCCGGCCTGGAAGATTGCACCGGCGCTTTGCTACGGCAACACCATCGTCTTCAAGCCGGCCGACCTCGTTCCGGGCTGCGCCTGGGCGATCGTCGATATCCTGCATCGCGCGGGTCTGCCAAAGGGCGTTCTGAACCTCGTCATGGGTCGCGGTTCCGTCGTCGGTCAGGCAATGCTCGACAGCCCGGATCTCGCTGGTATCACCTTCACCGGCTCCACCGGCACCGGAAAGCGCGTTGCCGCTTCGTCCTTGCCGTTCAACCGCAAGTTCCAGCTGGAAATGGGCGGCAAGAACCCCTTCGTCGTTCTCGATGATGCGGATCTGGGCGTCGCCGTCGAAGCGGCTGCAAACTCCGGCTTCTACTCCACCGGACAGCGCTGCACCGCCTCTTCGCGCATCATCGTCACCGAAGGCATTCACGACAAGTTCGTGGCAGCGCTTTCCGAGCGTCTGGCCAAGATCAATGTCGGCAACGCACTGTCCAAGGACACCCATGTCGGCCCGGTCGTCGACGAAAAGCAGTTGAAGCAGGATTGCGACTACATCGAAATCGGCAAGAAGGAAGGTGCGAAGCTCGCCTTCGGCGGCGAAGTGCTGAAGCGCGAAACCCCCGGCTTCTTCCTGCAGCCGACGCTTTTCACCGAAGCCACCAACGACATGCGTATTTCGCGTGAAGAAATCTTCGGACCGGTCGCCTCCGTCATCCGCGTCAAGGATTATGATGAGGCTCTGGCCGTTGCCAACGACACGCCTTTCGGCCTGTCTTCCGGCATCGCTACCACCAGCCTGAAGCACGCGACGCACTTCAAGCGCAACGCCGAAGCTGGCATGGTCATGGTCAATCTGCCGACCGCTGGTGTCGACTTCCACGTGCCATTCGGTGGCCGCAAGGCATCCTCCTTCGGCCCACGCGAGCAGGGCAAATATGCCAACGAGTTCTTCACCACGGTGAAGACGGCTTATACCCTGGCTTGA
- a CDS encoding threonine ammonia-lyase encodes MTDIAMIEAARQRMSGEAIRTPLMSSPFLDEIAGRKVLIKPECLQRTGSFKFRGGWSAVSALEPEVRKLGVIAFSSGNHAQGVALAASLHGVPAVIIMPRDAPRIKIENTKAYGAEVVLYDRANEDRDTIGATLSEERGLTLIRPYDEPLVIAGQGTVGLEIAEQAQEAGIEKAEVLVCCGGGGLTSGVALALEAKAPGFKVRTAEPENFDDVARSLASGKIERNAALTGSICDAIITPQPGNITFPILRRLCGAGIAVTEEEALRAMVLAFQRLKIVVEPGGAVALAAALFHGDALETDTVIAVASGGNVDPAIMADALSKYA; translated from the coding sequence ATGACCGATATTGCGATGATCGAAGCGGCCCGCCAGCGTATGAGCGGCGAGGCAATCCGCACCCCTTTGATGTCCTCCCCTTTTCTCGATGAGATTGCCGGCCGCAAGGTGCTGATCAAGCCTGAGTGCCTGCAGCGCACCGGCTCCTTCAAATTTCGCGGCGGCTGGTCGGCTGTGTCGGCCCTGGAACCCGAGGTGCGAAAACTCGGCGTCATCGCCTTTTCCTCCGGCAACCATGCGCAAGGCGTCGCACTGGCTGCCAGCCTGCACGGCGTGCCTGCCGTCATCATCATGCCGCGGGATGCACCGCGGATCAAAATCGAGAACACCAAAGCCTATGGCGCTGAGGTCGTGCTCTACGATCGCGCCAATGAAGACCGTGATACGATCGGCGCCACGCTTTCCGAAGAACGTGGCCTGACCTTGATCCGCCCCTATGACGAACCTCTGGTGATTGCCGGCCAAGGCACGGTGGGCCTGGAGATCGCCGAACAGGCGCAGGAGGCCGGTATCGAGAAGGCTGAGGTGCTTGTCTGCTGCGGTGGCGGCGGTCTGACATCGGGCGTTGCACTTGCCTTGGAAGCCAAAGCACCGGGCTTCAAGGTGCGCACGGCAGAGCCTGAAAATTTCGACGACGTGGCGCGCTCGCTCGCCTCAGGAAAGATCGAGAGAAACGCGGCACTCACTGGCTCCATCTGCGATGCGATCATCACGCCCCAACCCGGCAACATCACCTTCCCGATCCTGAGACGCCTCTGCGGCGCAGGTATCGCCGTTACGGAAGAAGAAGCGCTGCGCGCCATGGTGCTCGCCTTCCAGCGCCTGAAGATCGTGGTGGAGCCGGGCGGTGCCGTGGCACTTGCCGCCGCCCTCTTCCATGGCGATGCGTTGGAGACCGACACGGTGATCGCCGTGGCATCCGGTGGCAATGTCGATCCCGCCATCATGGCGGACGCTCTGTCGAAATACGCTTGA
- a CDS encoding (R)-mandelonitrile lyase, translating into MEITRAGTKPSGKGPADYFTGTVRIDPLFNPHDADRVQGAQVTFEPGARTAWHTHPLGQTLIVTSGSGLAQREGGPIETIAPGDGVWFAPGEKHWHGAAAETAMTHIAIQEVKDGKVVDWMEHVTDAQYAGG; encoded by the coding sequence ATGGAGATCACCCGCGCTGGCACGAAACCATCCGGCAAAGGTCCGGCTGATTATTTCACCGGAACGGTGCGCATCGACCCGCTGTTCAATCCGCATGATGCAGACCGCGTCCAGGGCGCGCAGGTGACTTTTGAGCCCGGCGCCCGCACCGCCTGGCACACCCATCCGCTTGGTCAGACACTGATCGTCACCTCCGGATCGGGTCTGGCGCAACGCGAAGGCGGCCCGATCGAGACGATTGCGCCCGGCGATGGGGTCTGGTTCGCCCCGGGTGAGAAGCATTGGCACGGCGCAGCGGCGGAAACTGCCATGACCCATATCGCCATTCAGGAAGTCAAGGATGGCAAGGTCGTGGACTGGATGGAGCATGTTACGGATGCGCAATACGCGGGCGGCTAA
- a CDS encoding NAD(P)/FAD-dependent oxidoreductase, translating to MADIDAIIIGAGVIGLAIGRALALQGRSVIVLEKEAEFGSATSSRNSEVIHAGLYYPQGSLKARLCVEGRKRLYHFCESHGVAHRRCGKLIVATAESEIPLIEDLQRRGLDNGCEALDLISASQARSLEPALSCKAALSSPMTGIIDSHGYMLALLGDMEDAGGSLAYRTPFLRAVVEEDGFRVFVGGDEPIELTCRTLINSGGLVAPQIACAIEGLAAEHIPQAFYAKGSYFSLKGRSPFSRLVYPAPHSHGLGVHLTLDIAGQARFGPDIEWIDHIDYAVDPERSAGFDEAIRRYWPGLPDNALQPAYSGIRPKISGPSEPAMDFRIDGPERHGVAGLVNLFGIESPGLTASLAIADEVVARLTE from the coding sequence GTGGCGGATATCGATGCGATCATCATAGGGGCGGGCGTCATAGGCCTTGCCATCGGGCGTGCGCTGGCGCTTCAAGGCCGGTCCGTTATCGTGTTGGAAAAGGAAGCGGAATTCGGCAGCGCCACCTCCTCGCGCAACAGTGAGGTTATCCATGCCGGGCTTTACTATCCTCAAGGCAGCCTGAAGGCGCGGCTCTGTGTCGAGGGGCGAAAGCGGCTCTATCACTTTTGCGAGAGCCATGGGGTTGCGCATCGCCGCTGCGGCAAGCTGATCGTGGCGACCGCCGAGAGCGAAATTCCTCTGATCGAAGACCTACAGCGCCGAGGTCTCGACAATGGTTGCGAGGCGCTGGATCTGATTAGCGCATCCCAGGCCCGGAGTCTGGAACCAGCACTCTCCTGCAAGGCGGCATTGTCGTCACCCATGACAGGCATCATCGACAGCCATGGCTATATGCTGGCGCTGCTTGGCGACATGGAGGATGCGGGCGGCAGTCTCGCTTACAGAACGCCCTTCTTGCGCGCTGTCGTGGAGGAGGACGGCTTTCGGGTCTTCGTCGGCGGTGATGAGCCGATAGAATTGACCTGCCGAACGCTGATCAATTCGGGCGGGCTGGTGGCACCGCAGATTGCCTGCGCCATCGAGGGGCTGGCGGCGGAGCATATTCCGCAAGCCTTTTACGCCAAGGGCTCCTATTTCTCGCTGAAAGGCAGATCGCCTTTTTCGCGGCTCGTCTATCCGGCCCCGCATAGCCATGGCCTCGGCGTGCATCTGACACTCGACATTGCCGGTCAGGCGCGTTTCGGCCCCGACATTGAATGGATCGACCATATTGATTACGCCGTCGATCCCGAGCGCTCCGCTGGCTTTGACGAGGCTATCCGCCGCTATTGGCCTGGCTTGCCGGATAATGCGCTTCAGCCAGCCTATTCCGGCATCAGGCCCAAGATTTCCGGGCCTTCAGAGCCTGCGATGGATTTTCGCATCGACGGACCGGAGCGACATGGTGTTGCGGGTCTCGTCAATCTTTTCGGTATCGAGAGCCCCGGTTTGACGGCCTCGCTGGCAATTGCGGATGAGGTTGTCGCAAGGCTTACGGAGTAG
- a CDS encoding cobalt-precorrin-5B (C(1))-methyltransferase, which translates to METDGKNLRRGWTTGTCAAAATKAACQALLTGSFPDLVDVELPNGSRPAFVLATEEKGDGFARAGIVKDAGDDPDVTHGALIESTLRRTEKGSGISFKAGKGVGIVTRPGLPLSVGEPAINPVPRQMIATAIHEVAGSEADFEVEISVRDGETLAEKTLNGRLGIVGGLSILGTTGIVIPFSCSAWIHSIWRGIDVARAEGLPHLLGATGNASEKAGQAFYGLPETALIDMGDFIGGMLKYLKSHPVPRVTVAGGVAKMTKLAQGMLDVHSKRGMADLEALAKLAEEAGAKAELSAAIRQANMVAHAFQLAEAAHIDLGQIVAEKAWVTAAAALGRNDIVFDILVFDRDGSLKGRTVPTPSDHTAPYSEEPIG; encoded by the coding sequence ATGGAAACGGATGGCAAAAACCTTCGGCGTGGCTGGACCACCGGCACCTGCGCTGCCGCAGCGACGAAGGCCGCCTGCCAGGCGCTTTTGACCGGTTCCTTCCCTGATCTTGTCGATGTCGAACTTCCAAATGGGTCTCGACCTGCCTTCGTTCTGGCGACGGAGGAGAAGGGCGACGGGTTCGCCCGCGCGGGCATCGTCAAGGATGCCGGCGACGATCCCGATGTCACCCATGGCGCGCTGATCGAAAGCACGCTGCGCAGAACGGAGAAGGGAAGCGGTATCAGCTTCAAGGCGGGCAAGGGCGTGGGCATCGTCACCCGGCCCGGCCTACCGCTTTCGGTGGGAGAGCCTGCGATCAATCCCGTCCCGCGTCAAATGATCGCCACTGCAATCCATGAGGTAGCAGGCAGTGAGGCCGATTTCGAAGTGGAAATTTCCGTGCGCGATGGAGAGACGCTGGCGGAAAAGACGCTGAATGGACGGCTTGGGATCGTCGGTGGGCTCTCCATTCTCGGCACCACCGGCATCGTCATTCCCTTCTCCTGTTCCGCTTGGATCCACTCGATTTGGCGCGGCATCGATGTGGCACGGGCGGAAGGGCTTCCCCATCTGCTTGGCGCTACGGGGAATGCCTCGGAAAAGGCGGGACAAGCCTTTTATGGCCTGCCCGAGACCGCGCTGATCGATATGGGCGATTTCATTGGCGGCATGCTGAAATATCTGAAAAGCCATCCCGTCCCGAGAGTAACCGTGGCGGGCGGTGTTGCGAAGATGACCAAGCTGGCGCAGGGCATGCTGGATGTGCATTCCAAGCGTGGGATGGCGGATCTGGAAGCGTTGGCAAAGCTGGCGGAAGAGGCAGGGGCGAAGGCTGAGCTTTCAGCCGCCATCCGGCAGGCCAATATGGTGGCGCACGCTTTCCAACTGGCCGAGGCGGCTCACATCGATCTTGGACAAATTGTTGCTGAGAAGGCTTGGGTCACCGCCGCGGCAGCGCTTGGCCGGAATGATATCGTGTTCGATATTCTGGTCTTTGATCGCGATGGAAGCCTTAAGGGCCGCACGGTGCCGACGCCATCCGATCACACGGCCCCTTATTCTGAGGAGCCGATAGGCTAA
- a CDS encoding cobyrinate a,c-diamide synthase: protein MTAKAIIIGAPRSGSGKTSVTIGLLRAFARRGVKVRGIKTGPDYIDPGFHAVATGTPGLNLDSWAMQPELLRHLLTQQADGADLLLIESAMGLFDGIAVSDNRTGSAADLARLFDIPVLLVLDVSGQSQTAAAMAHGFAHYDPAVKMAAVVLNRAGSERHRTLCTEAIEKIGLPVAGCVMRDPSLTLPERHLGLVQASEHPEIDAHIERLAGTMERAIDLDALLALATPIDLAEGSLDAGIAPPGQRIALAEDAAFTFLYPHLKRQWREAGAEILPFSPLADEGPDASCDICWLPGGYPELFAGQLSAASHFRASLAHFSQTKPVHGECGGYMVLGEALKDASGVTHAMTGLLSHATSFAKRKMNLGYRQAKIAETGPLGQAGDVLRGHEFHYASVTDAGTDQPFAEIADGLGKPLGPSGGRRGLVSGTFFHAIAKA, encoded by the coding sequence ATGACCGCAAAAGCCATCATCATCGGCGCGCCCCGCTCCGGCTCCGGCAAGACCAGCGTCACCATCGGTCTGCTGCGCGCCTTTGCCCGGCGTGGCGTCAAAGTGCGCGGCATCAAGACCGGGCCGGATTACATCGATCCCGGCTTCCATGCGGTCGCAACCGGAACGCCCGGTCTCAACCTCGACAGCTGGGCGATGCAGCCGGAACTGCTGCGCCATCTTCTGACCCAACAGGCCGACGGCGCGGACCTTCTGCTGATCGAAAGCGCCATGGGCCTCTTCGATGGCATTGCCGTCTCCGACAACCGGACCGGTTCGGCCGCCGATCTGGCGCGTCTGTTTGACATCCCCGTGCTGCTGGTGCTGGATGTGTCCGGACAGTCGCAAACGGCGGCTGCGATGGCGCATGGTTTTGCCCATTACGATCCGGCGGTGAAGATGGCTGCCGTGGTCCTCAACCGCGCGGGCAGCGAACGCCACCGCACGCTCTGCACCGAGGCGATCGAAAAGATCGGCCTTCCCGTTGCCGGCTGCGTCATGCGCGATCCGTCGCTGACCCTGCCCGAGCGGCATCTGGGTCTGGTGCAGGCGAGCGAACACCCCGAGATCGACGCCCATATCGAAAGACTGGCCGGCACGATGGAGCGCGCCATCGATCTCGATGCGCTGCTGGCTCTAGCGACGCCCATCGATTTGGCCGAAGGTTCTCTCGACGCGGGAATTGCCCCGCCCGGCCAACGCATCGCCTTGGCCGAAGATGCCGCTTTTACCTTCCTCTACCCCCATCTGAAGCGCCAATGGCGGGAAGCCGGTGCCGAGATTTTACCCTTCTCCCCGCTTGCCGATGAAGGTCCGGACGCATCCTGCGACATCTGCTGGCTGCCCGGCGGTTATCCGGAACTTTTCGCTGGACAGCTTTCAGCCGCATCGCACTTTAGGGCGTCGCTTGCCCATTTTTCGCAGACGAAGCCAGTTCACGGTGAATGCGGAGGCTATATGGTGCTGGGAGAAGCGCTGAAGGACGCAAGCGGCGTGACGCACGCCATGACCGGGCTGCTCTCCCACGCCACCAGCTTTGCCAAGCGGAAAATGAACCTGGGTTACCGTCAGGCCAAGATTGCCGAGACCGGCCCGCTCGGCCAGGCCGGCGATGTTTTACGCGGACATGAGTTTCATTATGCCAGCGTCACGGATGCCGGCACCGATCAACCTTTCGCGGAAATCGCCGATGGTCTCGGCAAGCCGCTCGGGCCATCCGGCGGCAGGCGCGGCCTCGTCAGCGGAACATTTTTCCACGCCATCGCAAAGGCTTAG
- the yghU gene encoding glutathione-dependent disulfide-bond oxidoreductase, with product MTDKSPENNFPAGYQPPEVWQWEKGNGGAFANINRPIAGPTHEKELPVGKHPLQLYSLATPNGQKVGILLEELLAAGHSGAEYDAWLIKIGDGDQFGSGFVAANPNSKIPVLVDHSTPEPTRVFESGSILLYLAEKFGAFLPKEHKARTEALSWLFWQMGSAPFLGGGFGHFYAYAPIHIKYAIDRFAMEAKRQMDVLDRHLAENRYMAGDEYSIADIAIWPWYGNLARGQSYPKAEVFLDAASYKNVKRWADEIAERPAVKRGRMVNKASGDPSEQLHERHDASDFDTKTQDKIGKS from the coding sequence ATGACCGACAAGTCTCCCGAAAACAATTTCCCCGCAGGCTACCAGCCACCAGAGGTCTGGCAGTGGGAAAAGGGCAATGGCGGAGCGTTTGCCAATATCAACCGGCCGATCGCCGGGCCAACCCATGAAAAGGAACTGCCGGTCGGCAAGCATCCGCTGCAGCTTTATTCGCTGGCAACACCCAACGGCCAGAAGGTCGGCATTCTGCTGGAAGAGCTTTTGGCGGCAGGCCATTCGGGTGCGGAATATGATGCCTGGCTGATCAAGATCGGCGATGGCGACCAGTTCGGTTCAGGCTTCGTGGCGGCCAATCCGAATTCCAAGATTCCTGTTCTCGTCGATCACTCTACGCCAGAGCCAACGCGCGTCTTCGAGAGCGGCTCGATCCTCCTCTATCTCGCAGAAAAATTCGGCGCCTTCCTGCCGAAGGAGCATAAGGCCCGCACCGAGGCATTGAGTTGGCTCTTCTGGCAGATGGGTTCGGCGCCCTTCCTCGGCGGCGGCTTCGGCCATTTCTACGCCTACGCACCAATCCACATCAAATATGCCATCGACCGCTTCGCCATGGAAGCCAAGCGCCAGATGGATGTCCTCGATCGCCATCTCGCCGAGAACCGCTACATGGCGGGCGACGAGTATTCGATTGCCGATATCGCCATCTGGCCCTGGTACGGGAACCTGGCACGCGGACAATCCTACCCGAAGGCGGAAGTGTTCCTGGATGCCGCAAGCTACAAGAATGTGAAGCGCTGGGCCGATGAAATTGCCGAGCGTCCCGCCGTCAAACGCGGTCGCATGGTCAACAAGGCTTCCGGTGATCCCTCAGAACAGCTACATGAACGTCACGACGCGTCCGATTTCGACACCAAGACGCAGGACAAGATCGGCAAGAGCTGA
- a CDS encoding cytochrome-c peroxidase — protein sequence MVRQFSHFLAASALILLPVAMGLGGAAHGGTGYPTVEKLGEALFHDTNLSMNRTMSCSTCHTSANGFTDIRDTEKAGHAVSLGDDGKSLGDRNAPTATYAKFSPPFGKDAEGNYVGGQFWDGRAATLEDQAGGPPLNPIEMGMADKGSVVKRLKENPDYVTAFASYFGPDVLQNDEEAFAAMGKALAAYERSDALSTFDSKYDRFLRGEEKLTDQEELGRVLMSSTQFTNCNTCHTIKGEHGLSDGVFTNHKYFNIGVPANKIARAANGSKPDAVDLGLSQNPAVGDDPAQRGKFKVPSLRNVAVTGPYMHNGVFKDLRTVVLFYVKYKSKKPSRQINPETGDKWDAPEVPDNIAMEELTSAPALDDKRVDAIVAFLKTLTDKRYEPLLAKGENIGRPEDPTVHAISAKPGEAEKN from the coding sequence ATGGTCAGGCAATTCTCTCATTTTCTTGCCGCTTCGGCACTGATTCTCCTCCCCGTTGCGATGGGTCTTGGCGGAGCGGCCCATGGCGGCACCGGTTACCCAACCGTCGAAAAACTCGGTGAAGCGCTGTTTCACGACACCAATCTGTCGATGAACCGGACGATGTCCTGTTCCACCTGCCACACCTCTGCGAATGGCTTTACCGACATTCGCGATACGGAAAAGGCAGGCCATGCGGTTTCGCTTGGCGATGATGGCAAGTCGCTGGGGGATCGCAACGCGCCGACGGCAACTTACGCCAAATTCTCCCCGCCCTTCGGCAAGGACGCCGAAGGAAACTATGTTGGCGGCCAGTTCTGGGATGGACGCGCCGCCACGCTGGAAGATCAGGCCGGCGGCCCGCCGCTCAACCCGATTGAAATGGGGATGGCCGACAAGGGCAGCGTGGTGAAGCGACTGAAGGAAAACCCCGACTATGTCACCGCCTTTGCGAGCTACTTTGGACCAGACGTCCTCCAGAACGACGAGGAGGCCTTTGCCGCCATGGGCAAGGCGCTGGCGGCTTACGAGCGCTCCGACGCGCTTTCGACGTTCGATTCCAAATATGACCGCTTCCTGCGCGGCGAGGAAAAGCTCACTGACCAGGAAGAACTCGGCCGCGTGTTGATGTCGTCAACACAGTTCACCAACTGTAACACCTGCCACACGATCAAGGGCGAACACGGCCTCTCGGACGGCGTCTTTACCAACCACAAATATTTCAACATCGGCGTCCCGGCCAATAAAATAGCGCGCGCGGCCAATGGTTCGAAGCCGGATGCCGTCGATCTGGGGCTGTCGCAAAACCCGGCGGTCGGCGACGATCCGGCACAGCGCGGCAAGTTCAAGGTGCCGTCGCTCCGCAATGTCGCGGTGACCGGTCCTTACATGCACAACGGCGTCTTCAAGGACCTGCGCACCGTCGTGCTGTTCTACGTGAAATATAAGAGCAAGAAGCCGAGCCGTCAGATCAACCCGGAAACGGGCGACAAGTGGGACGCCCCGGAGGTGCCGGACAACATCGCCATGGAAGAACTGACCTCAGCACCGGCACTCGACGACAAACGCGTCGATGCCATCGTGGCCTTCCTGAAGACGCTGACCGACAAGCGCTACGAGCCACTGCTTGCCAAGGGCGAGAACATCGGACGCCCGGAAGATCCGACCGTCCATGCCATCTCCGCAAAGCCTGGCGAGGCTGAGAAGAACTAA